A genome region from Bifidobacterium coryneforme includes the following:
- the uvrA gene encoding excinuclease ABC subunit UvrA, with amino-acid sequence MIESNGSLVADLSQVPNDRKIVIQGARAHNLKNVNLTVPRNRMVVFTGLSGSGKSSLAFDTLFAEGQRRYVESLSSYARQFLGQMDKPDVDFIEGLSPAVSIDQKTTNRNPRSTVGTITEIYDYLRLLFARTGIPHCPVCGEEVRAQSPQQIVDNLLGKPEGTRFQILAPIAKGRKGEFVETLELLRSDGYSRAIIDGEMRQLSEKIKLAKQKKHTIEVVVDRLVIKPAARQRLTDSVETALRLAKGTIVVDFVDLDEKDPGRRQPFSEKRSCPNGHELELDEIEPRTFSFNAPYGACPACTGLGFSLEIDPELVVPDPDKSLKDGAIEPWNGTKTQQQFYGHLLEALAKEMGFSMKTPWKDLSEEVRHAVMYGHDFKVNVSYRNRWGRLREYSTGFEGVVRTLMRRHDETESEPMKQFYESYMREVPCQVCHGKRLKPEVLAVTVDGLSIAGVCDMPIAKSLAWVNGLHLEGAMAKIAGEVLKEIKARLRFLSDVGLNYLTMSRAAATLSGGEAQRIRLATQIGSGLVGVMYVLDEPSIGLHQRDNDRLISTLQRLRDLGNTLIVVEHDEDTIRQADWLVDIGPGAGEHGGEVIFSGRSGDLTKATRSVTGDYIAGRRRIEVPKARRRIRKTKQLTVVGARENNLKDLKVSFPLSVMTVVTGVSGSGKSTLVNSILYPVLADKLNNARIVPGKHTRVEGVDQLRKVIHVDQNPIGRTPRSNPATYTGVWDKIRQLFAQTPEAKVRGYGPGRFSFNVKGGRCETCHGDGTIKIEMNFLPDVYVQCETCHGKRYNRETLEVTYNGKNVSDVLDMPIEEAARFFQPYTSIARYLNTLVEVGLGYIRLGQPAPTLSGGESQRVKLATELQKRSDGKTVYILDEPTTGLHFEDVSKLLRVLHGLVDKGNSVIVIEHNLDVIKTADWIIDLGPEGGDGGGTVVAQGTPEEVAANPDSWTGRYLKPMLDAGKVAQTSKTSKGAGKTKPKSTK; translated from the coding sequence ATGATCGAATCCAACGGATCATTGGTGGCGGATCTCTCCCAGGTTCCCAACGACCGCAAGATCGTCATTCAAGGCGCTCGCGCACACAACCTCAAAAACGTCAACCTGACCGTACCCCGGAACAGAATGGTGGTTTTCACCGGCCTGTCAGGATCGGGCAAGTCCTCCCTGGCCTTCGACACCCTCTTCGCCGAGGGGCAGCGCAGGTACGTGGAGTCCCTGTCCTCATACGCCCGCCAGTTCCTAGGGCAGATGGACAAGCCCGACGTTGACTTCATCGAGGGACTGAGCCCAGCGGTTTCCATCGACCAGAAGACCACCAATCGCAATCCCCGCTCGACGGTTGGAACCATTACCGAGATCTATGACTACCTGCGGCTCCTCTTCGCCCGTACGGGCATCCCGCACTGCCCGGTCTGCGGTGAGGAGGTACGGGCGCAATCCCCGCAACAGATTGTTGACAACCTCCTGGGCAAGCCGGAAGGAACGCGCTTCCAGATTCTGGCCCCCATTGCCAAGGGCCGCAAGGGCGAATTCGTCGAGACACTGGAACTGCTGCGTTCGGATGGGTACTCCCGGGCAATCATCGACGGCGAGATGCGCCAACTTTCCGAGAAAATCAAACTGGCCAAACAGAAGAAGCACACCATAGAGGTGGTGGTTGACCGCCTGGTCATCAAGCCTGCGGCCCGACAGCGCCTGACCGACTCCGTGGAAACGGCCCTCCGCCTTGCCAAGGGAACCATTGTTGTCGACTTCGTGGATCTTGACGAGAAGGACCCTGGCCGACGTCAGCCATTTTCCGAGAAACGTTCCTGCCCCAACGGACATGAGCTGGAGCTGGATGAGATCGAGCCCCGCACCTTCTCCTTCAATGCCCCCTATGGTGCCTGCCCGGCCTGCACAGGTCTGGGTTTCAGCCTGGAAATCGACCCTGAGCTTGTCGTACCGGATCCGGACAAGAGCCTCAAGGATGGGGCGATCGAGCCCTGGAACGGGACCAAGACCCAGCAGCAGTTCTACGGGCACCTCCTGGAAGCCCTTGCCAAGGAGATGGGCTTCTCCATGAAGACACCGTGGAAGGACCTTTCCGAGGAGGTTCGTCACGCGGTCATGTACGGACATGATTTCAAGGTCAACGTCTCCTACAGGAACCGCTGGGGCCGCCTGCGCGAATACTCCACCGGTTTCGAGGGTGTGGTGCGTACCCTCATGCGTCGTCATGACGAAACGGAATCGGAACCGATGAAACAGTTCTACGAGTCCTACATGCGTGAGGTGCCCTGCCAGGTTTGCCATGGCAAGCGTCTCAAGCCGGAAGTCCTCGCTGTGACCGTCGACGGGCTCTCAATCGCTGGAGTCTGTGACATGCCCATAGCAAAGAGCCTGGCCTGGGTCAACGGCCTGCATCTGGAGGGTGCCATGGCCAAGATCGCCGGGGAAGTCCTCAAGGAAATCAAGGCGCGGTTGCGTTTCCTGAGCGACGTGGGTCTGAACTACCTGACCATGTCGCGAGCTGCCGCAACCCTATCCGGAGGAGAGGCACAGCGTATCCGCCTGGCCACCCAGATCGGTTCCGGCCTGGTCGGGGTCATGTACGTCCTGGACGAGCCGTCGATCGGCCTTCACCAGCGCGACAACGACCGACTCATCAGCACACTTCAGCGTTTACGCGACCTGGGCAACACCCTGATTGTGGTCGAACACGATGAGGACACGATCCGCCAGGCCGACTGGCTGGTCGATATCGGTCCAGGCGCCGGCGAGCATGGGGGCGAGGTCATCTTCTCGGGCCGATCCGGGGACCTGACCAAGGCCACCCGGTCGGTCACCGGCGACTACATCGCCGGGCGCAGACGTATCGAGGTGCCCAAGGCGCGTCGCAGGATTCGCAAGACAAAGCAACTGACTGTGGTCGGTGCCCGTGAGAACAACCTGAAGGATCTGAAGGTGTCCTTCCCTCTGAGCGTCATGACCGTGGTCACCGGTGTATCAGGTTCGGGCAAGTCCACCCTGGTCAATTCGATCCTCTACCCGGTCCTGGCAGATAAGCTCAACAACGCCCGGATCGTCCCGGGCAAGCACACCAGGGTAGAGGGTGTGGATCAGCTGCGTAAGGTCATCCACGTGGACCAGAACCCAATAGGACGAACCCCGCGGTCCAACCCGGCCACGTATACCGGAGTCTGGGACAAGATACGTCAGCTCTTCGCCCAAACACCGGAAGCCAAGGTGCGTGGCTACGGACCCGGTCGGTTCTCCTTCAATGTCAAGGGTGGTCGTTGCGAGACATGCCACGGAGATGGGACCATCAAGATAGAGATGAACTTCCTTCCGGATGTCTATGTCCAGTGCGAGACATGTCACGGAAAGCGGTACAACCGTGAGACGCTGGAGGTGACCTACAACGGAAAGAACGTCTCGGATGTGCTTGATATGCCCATCGAGGAGGCGGCCCGGTTCTTCCAGCCCTACACCTCCATCGCGCGTTACCTGAACACCCTGGTCGAGGTCGGGCTTGGGTACATCCGTCTTGGACAGCCCGCACCCACCCTTTCCGGTGGTGAATCCCAGAGGGTCAAACTTGCCACCGAGCTCCAGAAGCGGTCTGACGGGAAAACGGTCTACATCCTGGATGAGCCCACGACGGGCCTTCACTTCGAAGACGTGAGCAAGCTGCTCAGGGTTCTGCACGGCCTGGTGGATAAGGGCAACTCGGTCATCGTCATCGAGCACAACCTTGATGTGATCAAAACCGCTGACTGGATCATCGATCTCGGGCCTGAAGGCGGCGACGGGGGAGGTACGGTCGTTGCGCAGGGGACTCCCGAAGAGGTGGCGGCAAACCCGGACAGCTGGACCGGGCGGTATCTTAAGCCCATGCTGGATGCCGGCAAGGTCGCACAAACCTCCAAGACATCCAAGGGAGCCGGGAAGACCAAACCAAAATCAACCAAATAG
- a CDS encoding DNA-3-methyladenine glycosylase I, with protein sequence MIETLGVDQTAQATPQKRCDWAQSDPLERTYHDEEWGVPKHGSQALFEMLSLEIFQSGLSWQLVLRRREALRKAFANFDIQTVAGYDQADVDRLVQNTDIIRNLAKIKATINNARVIADMFPGEEFDRYCWSFTGGKTINHDYLTILTTPRYDHLAEIVSTDMKGIGLKFVGPVTAQSFIQSVGIVNDHMHGCYLNAFQE encoded by the coding sequence ATGATTGAGACGCTTGGAGTAGACCAAACAGCACAGGCAACACCCCAGAAGCGATGTGACTGGGCACAAAGTGACCCCCTGGAGCGCACCTACCACGATGAGGAGTGGGGGGTGCCCAAGCACGGCTCCCAGGCCCTCTTTGAGATGCTCAGCCTCGAGATATTCCAGTCCGGGTTGAGTTGGCAGCTTGTTCTACGCCGGAGGGAGGCCCTTCGCAAGGCGTTTGCGAATTTCGATATACAGACCGTCGCCGGATATGACCAGGCTGACGTGGACCGGTTGGTTCAGAATACCGACATCATCAGAAACCTCGCCAAGATCAAGGCAACCATAAACAATGCCCGCGTGATTGCGGACATGTTCCCCGGAGAGGAGTTTGACCGATACTGCTGGTCATTCACCGGCGGCAAGACCATCAATCATGATTACCTGACCATTCTCACAACACCCCGGTATGACCACCTGGCCGAGATTGTCAGTACGGATATGAAAGGGATCGGACTCAAATTCGTTGGACCCGTTACGGCGCAGTCCTTCATTCAGTCCGTAGGAATCGTCAACGATCACATGCATGGGTGCTACTTGAACGCGTTCCAGGAGTGA
- a CDS encoding TspO/MBR family protein: MSDKGRTGNGERISDNPRRLWSEDDEDPREKARRTSAAIHERDSGEERTRAGERTETKNESKSDGTKAGQFRPQHQSEESSEGRNRSLSQDRDGESQPGASSKDDAGNKTQAGDEQKESGPWKLFEDVLLWAAWLIMVAFNGYAEVFKFNGTTTGLIAKKVNVWIMPAGYVFAIWGVIYIALAVWLVRFSLAGPSRKKFGFLPFTLSGLVFVVTCCLNVAWLIFWHRQQTLVSLIIIAVLTLLVWMLYALVRRDATKEGTPKVAKVLDWAPLSLYASWLSVATLVNAAYAILDSGSRVSDLIQGFTTVIVVGLLLALAFLMMQKLSDWVFGLVIVWACLGIGIRIFSTVTVLGVLVLAMTAVGALIIYFPWNRFKLTRR, from the coding sequence ATGAGCGACAAGGGCAGGACCGGAAACGGGGAACGAATCTCCGATAATCCCCGCCGACTGTGGTCGGAAGACGATGAGGACCCCAGAGAAAAAGCCAGGCGGACTTCTGCGGCCATACATGAGCGTGACAGCGGGGAAGAGCGGACTCGAGCGGGAGAACGAACAGAGACAAAGAACGAATCGAAGTCCGACGGCACTAAGGCTGGGCAATTCAGGCCTCAACACCAGTCGGAGGAATCCTCCGAGGGGAGGAACCGCAGCCTGTCTCAGGACAGGGATGGCGAAAGCCAACCAGGCGCGTCATCCAAAGACGATGCCGGCAACAAGACCCAGGCAGGTGATGAGCAAAAAGAGAGCGGCCCCTGGAAGCTCTTCGAGGATGTCCTCCTTTGGGCGGCATGGCTCATCATGGTCGCTTTCAACGGCTACGCCGAGGTCTTCAAATTCAACGGAACAACGACCGGGCTGATCGCCAAGAAGGTGAACGTCTGGATCATGCCAGCTGGATACGTCTTCGCTATCTGGGGAGTCATCTACATCGCACTGGCCGTATGGCTGGTCAGGTTCAGTCTCGCAGGGCCGAGCAGGAAGAAGTTCGGGTTCCTTCCATTTACGCTGAGTGGCTTGGTCTTCGTGGTCACATGCTGCCTGAACGTCGCCTGGTTGATCTTCTGGCACCGGCAGCAAACACTGGTTTCCCTGATCATCATCGCAGTGCTGACCCTCCTGGTGTGGATGCTCTATGCCCTGGTGAGACGTGACGCAACCAAAGAGGGCACCCCAAAGGTGGCCAAGGTTCTGGACTGGGCTCCCCTATCCCTGTATGCATCCTGGCTGAGCGTGGCCACCCTGGTCAACGCTGCCTACGCCATCCTTGATTCAGGATCCAGGGTCTCCGACCTCATTCAAGGATTCACCACGGTGATAGTCGTCGGTCTGCTGCTGGCTCTTGCCTTCCTCATGATGCAGAAACTGAGCGATTGGGTGTTCGGACTGGTCATCGTCTGGGCCTGCCTCGGCATTGGAATCAGGATATTCTCGACCGTGACCGTGCTCGGAGTTCTGGTCTTGGCCATGACCGCCGTCGGTGCGCTGATCATCTACTTCCCCTGGAACCGGTTCAAACTGACCAGGCGTTGA
- the abc-f gene encoding ribosomal protection-like ABC-F family protein, producing MAIEAQGLEIRIGARLLLQATDFHISKGDRIGLVGRNGAGKTTLTRVITGDMLPSAGKVRISGHLGYLPQSTHTGDPEQSALDRVMSVRDIASTISRMRKAEIDMTNPDPKIMEKAMKRYDRAQQDFENAGGYAAQSQAIVMGESLGLSQDTLRQPLGTLSGGQRRRIELARILYSDADTLILDEPTNHLDADSIEWLKEYLRKFEGGFLVISHSTELLDETVNRVWHLDAQQASIDMYSMGWKAYLKQRVVDEERRRREREVAEKKAERLMKQGIRLHAKATKAVAAQNMMKRAQRLLDSTQEAERAEKVADLRFPEPAPCGKTPIMAEELSKAYGSNIVFAGINLAIDKGSRVVILGYNGAGKTTTLRLMAGVEQPDTGRVVLGHGAKIGYFAQEHDTLDESVSVLENLQHVAPDLDDTQARTILGSFLFSGEDAMKPTKVLSGGEKTRLALATLVTSRANVLLLDEPTNNLDPASRDEILKAIAKYEGAIVLVTHDEGAVKALNPERVLLMPDGDEDLWNDGYLDLVAEE from the coding sequence ATGGCTATAGAGGCACAGGGACTTGAAATCCGCATTGGGGCCCGACTCCTCTTGCAAGCCACCGACTTCCATATCAGCAAGGGCGACAGGATTGGTCTGGTCGGGCGCAACGGTGCAGGCAAGACCACTCTGACCCGGGTCATCACGGGCGATATGCTCCCGTCGGCCGGCAAGGTCAGGATCAGCGGACACTTGGGGTACCTGCCCCAGTCCACTCACACGGGCGACCCGGAGCAGAGCGCCCTGGACAGGGTCATGAGCGTCCGCGACATCGCTTCCACCATCAGCAGGATGCGAAAAGCCGAAATAGATATGACCAACCCTGACCCGAAAATCATGGAAAAGGCCATGAAGCGGTATGACAGGGCCCAGCAGGACTTTGAGAATGCCGGCGGGTATGCAGCACAATCCCAGGCCATCGTCATGGGCGAGAGCCTGGGTCTCAGTCAGGATACCCTCAGACAACCGCTGGGAACCCTCTCCGGAGGCCAGCGTCGCCGTATCGAATTAGCGAGAATCCTCTATTCGGATGCAGACACCTTGATTCTGGACGAGCCGACCAACCACCTGGATGCCGATTCCATCGAATGGCTCAAGGAATATCTGCGCAAGTTCGAGGGTGGCTTCCTGGTCATATCCCACTCCACCGAACTTCTGGACGAGACGGTGAACCGCGTCTGGCACCTGGATGCCCAGCAGGCCAGCATCGACATGTACTCCATGGGGTGGAAAGCCTATCTGAAGCAGCGCGTTGTGGATGAGGAACGCCGTCGCCGTGAGCGGGAGGTGGCCGAGAAGAAGGCCGAGCGGCTCATGAAGCAGGGCATCCGTCTGCACGCCAAGGCAACCAAGGCGGTGGCCGCTCAGAACATGATGAAGCGTGCCCAGCGACTGCTGGATTCCACCCAGGAGGCGGAGCGTGCGGAGAAGGTAGCCGATCTGCGTTTCCCGGAGCCGGCCCCCTGCGGCAAAACCCCCATCATGGCCGAGGAGCTCTCCAAGGCATATGGGTCCAACATCGTCTTCGCCGGCATCAACCTGGCCATCGACAAGGGGTCCCGCGTGGTCATCCTTGGCTACAACGGAGCGGGCAAGACCACGACGCTTCGACTCATGGCCGGTGTCGAACAGCCTGATACAGGCCGGGTTGTTCTGGGGCACGGTGCCAAGATAGGATACTTCGCCCAGGAGCATGACACCTTGGATGAGTCCGTGTCTGTCCTGGAGAACCTCCAGCATGTGGCTCCGGATCTGGACGACACCCAGGCAAGAACGATCCTGGGGTCCTTCCTCTTTTCCGGGGAGGATGCCATGAAGCCCACCAAGGTTCTGTCCGGCGGAGAAAAGACACGTTTGGCTCTGGCCACACTGGTGACCAGCAGGGCCAATGTGCTCCTTCTCGATGAGCCCACCAACAACCTGGACCCCGCCTCCAGGGATGAGATCCTCAAGGCCATCGCCAAGTATGAGGGCGCCATCGTCCTGGTCACCCACGATGAGGGAGCCGTCAAGGCCCTGAACCCGGAGCGGGTTCTGCTGATGCCGGATGGTGATGAGGACCTATGGAATGACGGGTACCTGGACCTGGTTGCCGAAGAGTAG
- a CDS encoding MgtC/SapB family protein has product MQGFTMPDTGQVMALVMTLLLCGLIGFEREFLKHDAGIRTHILVGMGSCLFTMVSIYGIQAASGSYSWDASRIAASVASGIGFIGAGVIFFNHDSVRGLTTASAIWVASAVGMACGVQLFSLAILTVAFYFFAVLVVAPVLKWLLRNRQNTVLRITYENGRGSLRESLLLSTRMGFESRVLTTHEVSHDDWFGAEVTVNLLGKGDVSELVESIGQTVGVKAVQVLGEDD; this is encoded by the coding sequence ATGCAAGGATTCACCATGCCCGATACCGGACAAGTCATGGCTCTGGTCATGACCCTTCTCCTTTGTGGCCTGATCGGCTTTGAGCGTGAATTCCTCAAGCATGATGCCGGCATCCGCACCCACATCCTTGTAGGCATGGGCAGCTGCCTCTTCACCATGGTCTCCATCTACGGCATCCAGGCCGCAAGCGGGAGCTATTCCTGGGACGCCTCCAGGATTGCCGCCTCGGTGGCATCCGGTATCGGCTTCATAGGTGCGGGGGTCATCTTCTTCAACCACGACTCGGTGCGGGGTCTGACCACAGCCAGCGCCATTTGGGTGGCCTCCGCAGTGGGTATGGCCTGCGGGGTGCAACTGTTCTCCCTGGCCATCCTCACCGTGGCCTTCTATTTCTTCGCGGTCCTGGTCGTGGCTCCGGTCCTGAAGTGGTTGTTGCGTAACAGGCAGAACACGGTCCTGCGAATCACCTATGAAAACGGACGGGGTTCCCTACGTGAGTCCTTGCTCCTATCCACCCGGATGGGGTTCGAATCACGAGTACTGACCACCCACGAGGTCTCTCATGATGATTGGTTCGGGGCTGAGGTGACCGTCAACCTCCTTGGCAAGGGGGATGTCTCGGAGCTGGTCGAGTCCATAGGCCAAACCGTCGGCGTCAAGGCCGTGCAGGTTCTGGGAGAGGACGACTGA
- a CDS encoding bifunctional ADP-dependent NAD(P)H-hydrate dehydratase/NAD(P)H-hydrate epimerase, with product MKPSLEDKNRTYGDLTTKAYSADTIRSLEEPFLEEGVPLMRMAADSLTTVARLMMSEAKIDPDTARIVLLAGAGNNGGDGLLASADLARRGADVTVIATGRSLDREGASALLRAGGVVMALDPLATIPDCDIPEGASQAADALAEAVELCQDADLVIDAMAGIGLRGALRGIPAALAIEIGEDGRLPHRLVPSATSDRRTPLVLAVDAPSGVDIDGGTLPGAYIPADVTVTMGALKPCLMLPPAAYICGRLVLVDFGFNTSALAPTVECMTSGTCASLLRVPRIDDTKYSRGVVGLVTGSDQYHGAALLSSTAAANANVGMIRYHGPDSVGRLILSSIPEAVLGTGPVESWVLGSGVPTQAALNQMDDAPDSNGDGQRDLISSLLNRQAQDEEEGHTGTDPAMVIDAGALDLLPDRIGPLGILTPHAGEMASLLGARGESVESEDVLAAPVQWAIRTWELTGATVLLKWAVTVVVGDDGTGQPRVMTTGFGPAWLSTAGSGDVLAGTIGALLAQNADLIEDEPEAVVDLVAAGTYLHGLAGALASESGQAGWEAPLVFQPRRPQAFIEQIQEESNEGSSHAHGPLGHPIRASEIAEHLPQAVGTLLSGHTALDSGSNRGDNDQDRESSLFFEHSSLWF from the coding sequence ATGAAGCCGTCGCTTGAAGACAAAAACCGGACGTATGGGGACCTGACCACCAAAGCCTACAGCGCTGATACGATCAGATCCCTGGAGGAACCCTTCCTGGAAGAAGGGGTGCCCTTGATGAGGATGGCCGCCGACTCCCTGACCACAGTGGCCCGGCTCATGATGAGTGAGGCGAAGATCGATCCTGATACCGCCCGGATAGTCCTTCTTGCGGGAGCCGGAAACAACGGGGGTGACGGACTGCTGGCATCGGCCGATTTGGCTAGGCGTGGAGCCGATGTGACCGTGATTGCCACCGGTCGCAGCCTCGATCGTGAAGGAGCGAGCGCACTTCTCAGGGCAGGTGGGGTTGTCATGGCCTTGGACCCCCTGGCAACCATTCCGGACTGCGACATACCTGAGGGGGCCAGTCAGGCCGCGGACGCACTTGCAGAAGCCGTTGAGCTATGCCAGGATGCCGACCTGGTGATTGATGCCATGGCCGGCATCGGGCTCAGGGGTGCACTACGCGGGATTCCAGCCGCCCTGGCCATCGAAATCGGAGAAGACGGAAGACTTCCCCATCGTCTCGTTCCTTCCGCCACATCGGACAGGCGGACCCCACTTGTTTTGGCGGTCGATGCCCCTTCCGGTGTCGATATTGACGGGGGCACCCTGCCAGGGGCTTACATCCCCGCCGATGTGACCGTCACCATGGGCGCCCTGAAGCCATGCCTGATGCTCCCCCCTGCCGCATACATCTGCGGGCGCCTCGTTCTGGTGGATTTCGGGTTCAATACCTCGGCCCTGGCGCCGACCGTCGAGTGTATGACCAGCGGTACCTGTGCAAGCCTTCTCAGGGTTCCCCGGATCGATGACACCAAATACAGTCGTGGAGTGGTGGGCCTCGTCACGGGTTCGGACCAGTACCACGGTGCAGCCCTCCTCTCCTCCACTGCAGCCGCCAATGCAAATGTGGGGATGATTCGTTACCATGGGCCCGACAGCGTTGGTCGGCTCATCCTCTCCTCCATACCAGAGGCCGTGCTGGGTACCGGACCGGTGGAATCCTGGGTTCTGGGCTCAGGTGTACCGACTCAGGCGGCTCTGAACCAGATGGACGATGCCCCGGATTCGAACGGAGACGGGCAACGGGATTTGATCTCCTCCCTGCTGAACAGGCAGGCGCAGGATGAGGAGGAGGGCCATACGGGTACTGATCCGGCCATGGTCATCGACGCAGGTGCACTGGATCTCCTGCCCGACAGAATCGGCCCCTTGGGCATACTGACCCCCCACGCAGGAGAGATGGCATCCCTCCTCGGCGCCCGTGGCGAAAGCGTCGAATCTGAGGATGTCCTTGCTGCACCGGTCCAATGGGCCATCCGCACCTGGGAACTGACCGGTGCCACAGTCCTGCTCAAATGGGCGGTGACAGTGGTTGTCGGCGATGACGGGACCGGCCAGCCACGGGTCATGACCACCGGGTTCGGTCCGGCCTGGCTCTCGACCGCGGGCTCTGGCGATGTCCTGGCAGGAACCATCGGTGCCCTTCTGGCTCAGAATGCAGACCTTATTGAGGACGAGCCGGAAGCCGTAGTCGATCTCGTTGCAGCCGGAACCTACCTGCATGGGCTGGCCGGGGCCTTGGCTTCGGAATCCGGGCAAGCCGGTTGGGAGGCACCTCTGGTCTTCCAGCCAAGGCGTCCCCAGGCTTTCATCGAACAAATCCAGGAAGAATCCAACGAGGGAAGCAGCCACGCCCACGGTCCTTTGGGTCACCCGATCCGTGCCTCGGAAATCGCCGAACATCTTCCCCAGGCTGTCGGCACGCTCCTGAGCGGGCATACCGCCCTGGATTCAGGATCGAACAGGGGTGACAACGACCAGGACAGGGAGTCCTCCCTCTTTTTCGAGCACAGCTCGCTCTGGTTCTGA
- a CDS encoding 2,3-bisphosphoglycerate-dependent phosphoglycerate mutase — MHAELIVMRHGESTWTQKSVNRFAGWVNVPLTTRGRDQAVQAGRLLSQAGLAPDMVFTSLLSRAILTSDIVLDLTDRSWIPVERTWRLNERHYGAFQGETRPAMLKRYGQDRFNAYRRSFDVRPPDIDPASPYFQEDDPRYAPAMQDHLDSLVPAEIRAESLKDLLARLQPYWQARIAPVLKEGLTILMVTHGSVVRALIKVLEGIGDKDIASINVPTGVPMVYGFTTDVHGNLCVEGRGRYLDQQAATRGMEEIAALGRHL; from the coding sequence ATGCACGCTGAGTTGATAGTGATGCGTCACGGAGAAAGCACCTGGACCCAGAAATCCGTCAACCGGTTCGCCGGTTGGGTCAATGTTCCACTGACGACCCGAGGTAGAGATCAGGCTGTGCAGGCGGGCAGACTCCTCAGTCAGGCCGGTCTCGCTCCCGATATGGTCTTCACGTCGCTCCTGTCCAGGGCCATTCTGACCTCTGATATAGTCCTGGATCTGACCGACCGCAGCTGGATACCCGTGGAGAGGACCTGGCGACTGAATGAGCGCCATTATGGGGCTTTCCAGGGTGAGACGCGACCGGCGATGCTGAAACGCTACGGCCAGGACCGTTTCAATGCCTACCGGCGCTCGTTTGATGTGCGGCCTCCTGACATCGACCCGGCTTCCCCTTACTTTCAGGAAGACGACCCGCGGTATGCTCCTGCCATGCAGGACCATCTGGACTCGCTCGTCCCGGCCGAAATCAGAGCCGAGTCTTTGAAGGACCTCCTGGCGCGGTTGCAACCATACTGGCAGGCACGAATCGCCCCGGTACTGAAAGAGGGACTCACAATTCTGATGGTCACCCATGGGTCGGTTGTCCGGGCCCTGATCAAGGTCCTGGAAGGTATCGGGGACAAGGACATAGCTTCCATCAATGTACCTACAGGAGTACCCATGGTCTACGGGTTCACAACCGATGTCCACGGCAATCTCTGCGTGGAAGGAAGGGGACGGTACCTGGACCAGCAGGCGGCAACGCGGGGTATGGAGGAGATAGCCGCACTCGGAAGGCACCTCTAG
- a CDS encoding LysR family transcriptional regulator, with product MTLLQLRYIVKIVECGSMNEASHELYISQPALSSSVKELENELGIEIFTRHSQGIALTVDGAEFLTYARQILDQTDLLESRYKQVTPRKQLCRVSTQHYIFAVEAFVEMINSIDSEEYEFTIRETRTRDIIDQVSTLQSEIGIIYQSGFNQQVLSKMLREKHLDFHPLFRADLHVFLARTNPLASRKILTMKDLEPYPFLQYEQGDEGSFYFAEEAVWPSYSSKQITVTDRATMLNFIVGLNAYTVCTGIDNEDLNNEKIVSVPLQSDESMLLGWIVNSRTKISHAAELYLDKLKEVLSNHGYSLIE from the coding sequence ATGACACTGCTCCAGCTGCGATATATCGTGAAGATCGTCGAGTGCGGATCCATGAATGAGGCTTCGCATGAGCTGTATATCTCCCAGCCGGCCCTGAGTTCCTCGGTCAAGGAGCTGGAGAACGAATTGGGGATCGAGATATTCACCCGCCACTCCCAGGGAATCGCCCTGACCGTCGATGGTGCCGAATTTCTGACCTATGCCCGACAGATCCTGGACCAGACCGATCTTCTGGAGTCCCGCTACAAGCAGGTAACACCCCGCAAGCAGCTTTGCAGGGTCTCCACCCAGCATTACATATTTGCAGTCGAGGCCTTTGTGGAGATGATCAACTCAATCGACTCCGAAGAGTATGAGTTCACCATCAGGGAGACGAGAACCAGGGATATCATAGACCAGGTTTCGACCCTGCAATCCGAAATCGGCATCATCTACCAATCAGGCTTCAACCAACAGGTACTTTCCAAGATGCTGCGCGAGAAACACCTGGACTTCCACCCTCTTTTCAGAGCCGACCTGCATGTCTTCCTCGCCAGGACGAATCCACTCGCCAGCCGCAAGATCCTAACCATGAAAGACCTGGAACCCTACCCCTTCCTGCAATATGAGCAAGGCGACGAGGGTTCCTTCTATTTTGCAGAAGAGGCGGTTTGGCCCAGCTACTCCTCCAAGCAGATCACCGTAACCGACCGTGCCACGATGCTGAACTTCATCGTGGGACTCAACGCCTACACGGTCTGCACCGGTATCGACAATGAGGACCTGAACAATGAGAAGATCGTCAGTGTCCCCCTGCAGTCTGACGAATCCATGCTTCTGGGTTGGATAGTCAACAGCAGGACCAAGATATCCCATGCCGCAGAGCTCTACCTCGACAAGCTGAAGGAAGTGCTCTCCAATCATGGCTACTCCCTCATCGAGTAG